A genomic region of Danio aesculapii chromosome 21, fDanAes4.1, whole genome shotgun sequence contains the following coding sequences:
- the zcchc10 gene encoding zinc finger CCHC domain-containing protein 10, with the protein MATPMHRLIARRQAEANKQHVRCQKCLEYGHWSYECTGKRKYLYRPSRTAEMKKKLKDKENNPSEDPGSGETPRSEKKTKKKNSSSSSGSSSDSSSDSSDSSSSSSSDSSSDSDDDSSSSSSSSSSSSSSSSSDSDSSSSSDQGPPKKRKKKK; encoded by the exons ATGGCGACTCCCATGCATAGACTGATCGCTCGGCGACAAGC GGAAGCAAATAAACAGCATGTTCGTTGCCAGAAGTGTCTGGAATATGGACACTGGTCTTATGAATGTACTGGGAAGAGAAAATATCTTTACAGACCCTCCAGGACAGCGGAGATGAAGAAAAAACTTAAAGACAAGGAGAACAATCCTTCAGAAGATCCTGG ATCTGGAGAAACACCACGCAGTGAGAaaaaaacgaagaaaaaaaa TTCCTCCAGCAGCAGCGGCTCCTCCAGCGACTCTTCCTCAGACAGCAGCGACTCCTCCAGCTCCTCATCCTCAGACAGCAGCAGTGACAGTGACGATGACTCTTCGTCCTCTTCTTCCTCATCTTCATCCTCATCTTCCTCCTCCAGCTCTGACTCGGACTCCTCCAGCAGCTCTGATCAGGGCCCTCCCAAGAAGAGGAAAAAGAAGAAATGA